The region CCGGGATATCTTTTTTAAGGAAGTTGCGTGTTTCATCATAACTTATCATCCTTGCATCTTTTTCTTGTGCCGACGTTCCTATAATGATGGGTTTTTCGCCTTCCGTTTCAGCTATATCCGCAATTGTTTCTTCAAAACTTTCAGAAAGTTTGACAATTTCGATTGCTTTATTTCTGTTTGGATTGTATTTTTTGCCAGTTGTTTCCCAAAATTTTTTTATTCGTCCAACAATTGCCCTTTCTTTTTCAAAGGGCTGCACAATATACAAATTCTTTGCACCAAATGTCTTTCCGGCACGCGCCATATCGTGAATATCATGGATAACAATACTTGTGACAATTATTTCCCTATTTTTGTTATATACAGGATAGTGCAGTAAAGCGGTATAGAGCTTCACCTATTTAGTATCTCCCTTAAAACCTCTTCCAGTTCATTTTTTATTTCTTTCAAAAGTTCTTTTTCTTCCTTTGTAAATCTTTTTTTAAGAATCAAATCTGGTCTTTTTATCAGGGTTCTTTTTAGCGATTGTTTTAATCGCCATTTCTTTATGTTTCCGTGATGTCCTGAAATAAGTACATCAGGCGCTTCTTTGCCGCATATTTCTCTTGGGCGCGAATATTGAGGGTACTCCAGAAGGTTGTTCTCAAAGCTTTCTTCACTCAGAGAAGATCTGTTTCCAAGCACTCCAGGAATAAGACGCACAACTGCATCAACAACAAGCATTGTAGGCAATTCGCCGCCGCTTACCACATAATCACCAGTCGATAATTCCATATCCGCCAACTCAATCACTCTTTCATCAATGCCTTCATAATGAGCTGGAATAAAAAGAAGAGATTCTTTGTCTTTTAAGAAATTTGCCGTTTCTTGAGTGAATCGCTCTCCCTGTGGAGTAAGTATTACCTTGTAACTTGGTCCGAACTTTTTTTCTATATCAACAATACCTTTAATAACCGGCTCTGCAAGCATTACCATCCCTGCCCCACCGCCATATGGAGTATCATCGGTTGTTCTGTGTTTATCTTTTGTATAATCGCGAAGATTATGCAAACAAAGATCCAGCAACCCTTTTTCATTTGCTATCTTAATGATTCCTTCATTTTCCACGCATTCAAAAAGCTCAGGAAAAATTGTCAGAATATGTATTTTCATATCAATAAATTATAATGCTTTTTAATTTTTTCTAAAACGTATTAATTTCCCAATATGAATCTAAAAAATGTTTGCAATTTTTTGAAACAGTTCTACAATTATTTTTGTTGCTCTTAAGGAAAAGTGTAACTCTGCAAATTGAATACAGACATACTTAGGGCACTGGCAGTAAATTGTTTTCACTATTTTAATGTAAAGAGGTGATTGATGGGGAAGCACTTGAAGAAAGCACTACTGTTTTTTATACTAAGCATTACGATATCAACAATATGTTTTTCACGGTCTTTCCTTTTAAAACCACTTATTCCTCAGCACAATACCCCCATTAAAAGCGAAATTAATAGTGTGATAGCAAATACCAGTGTGCCGTTTATTAAAAATGAAGGGCAAACTGATAAAGGAGTTTCTTTTTATGCTTCCACACAACACGGTACTATATTTGTAACTCGCAAAAACGAAATTGTTTACTCGCTGGATGGAATAAAAGAAAATGAAACCAATGAATACAAAACTGTTGCGCTGAAAGAAACACTTGTTAATACAAATGCGCCTTTTGTGCATGGCGAAGATCTATCAGAAACAAAAGTTAACATCCTTTTAGGGGATGATTCGTCAAAATGGAAAAATAATATCCCTTCCTACAATACCATATCGCTTGGGGAGCTGCACAAAGGAATAGAAGTCAAGTTGAGAGCTTATAACAACAATGTAGAAAAACTTTTTTACATAAGCAGTAAAGGAAATGTAAAAGATATAAAAATAAAGATAAGCGGTGCAGATACTCTTACATTGGGGGAAGAAGGAGAACTTTTAGCAAATACTTCGTTAGGTGCCGTAGCATTTACAAAACCGATAGCATATCAGGAAATTAACGGCAAAAAAACATATGTAGAAGTTAAATACACGGTAAATAAAGATATCTATGCCTTTGATGTAGAAAGCTACGACAAAAATATTCCCCTCGTGATAGACCCGCTTTTAGCTTCTACCTTTATTGGGGGAAGCGATTCTGATTATGTCTATGACGTCGTTCTTGATACATCAAATAATGCATATATTGTAGGTTACACAAATTCATTTAGTTATCCAACTACTACTGGCGTATACCAATCTGCTAAAACTGGTGGATACGATGTTTTTGTAAGTAAATTTAATAATGATCTTTCTGCTCTTTCCGCGTCTACATTTATAGGGGGAAGCGGCACCGACAGGGCCTATGCCATTGCTCTTGATTCATCTTACAATGTATATATCGCAGGCTACACAAATTCAACTAATTATCCAACCATCAATGCATATCAAACAGCAAATAATGGAAATTATGATGCTTTTATAAGTAAACTATCAAATGACCTTTCTACACTTTTATCTTCCACATATGTCGGCAGCAGCAGCTATGATTATGCCTACGGAATTGCTCTTGATTCATTAGACAACATATATATCACAGGATACACAAATTCAATCAATTATCCGACTGCTGCTGGGGTATACCAAACCGCTAATAGTGGTGGGTATGATGTTTTTGTAAGTAAATTTAATAGCGATCTTTCTGCTCTTTCCGCGTCTACATTTATAGGGGGAAGCGGTTCTGACAATGCTTTTAAAATTGCTCTTAATTCATCAGGCAATCTGTATATTGCAGGTTATACAGATTCGTCCGATTATCCTGTAACTGCAAATGCATATCAGAGCGAAAGAAAGGGCCTCACTGATGTTTTTGTGAGCCAATTAACAAATGACCTTAAAGTGCTTTCATCTTCAACTTATATAGGCGGCAGCAATAATGATAGGGCTTATGCCATTGCTCTTAATTCCTCTAACAATGTGTATATCACAGGAGAAACTTACTCTTCCGACTATCCAACAACTACTAATGTATATCAACCAGGGAATAATGGTGGATATGATGTATTTGTGAGCAAACTTTCTGATGACCTTTCTACGCTTTTATCCTCTACATACATCGGTGGAAGCAGTCATGATTATGCTTATAGTATTGCTCTTAATTCAGAAAACAATGTATATATTACAGGTAAAACACTATCAGCTAATTACCCGACGACCGATAGAGCATATGAGACAGAGTTCAATGGAAGTAGTGATGTTTTTATAAGTAAACTTAATAATGACCTTTCTGCTCTTTCCGCATCCACATTTATAGGCGGAGCTACCGACGAAGAAGCCCGCGCCATTGTTATTGATTCATCCGGTAATATATACGCAACAGGCTTTACAAATTCTTCCGATTACCCAACAACTAGTGGAGCATATCAAATAAACAATAACGGTGTTTACGATGCGTTTGTGTGTAAATTTAATAGTGACCTTGCAGCAGATACATATACTATCACTGCAACAGCAGGCAGCAACGGCACTATCACGCCTTCCGGAGATATTACGGTAAACTATGGAGATAGTCAAACATTTACTATTACCCCTGACACAGGATATCATATTTCAGATGTACTTGTTGATGGGACATCAGTTGGAGATGTAGAAACATACACATTTAATAGTGTAACAAGTAACCATACAATATCAGCAATGTTTGCAATTGATATATATGCATTAGATGTAACAGTTATAGGAAGTGGCAGTGTAACAAAAGATCCTGATCAAGTTAGCTATGACTACAATACAGTTGTAACGCTTGCTGCAACCCCTGATACAGGTTGGCATTTCGTTGGGTGGAGTGGCGATGCTATGGGAACAGACAATCCTCTCACAGTAACAATGAATGCTGACAAAAATATTACTGCTCTATTTGAAATCAATACATATACAATTACTGCTTCAGTATCAGGAACTAATGGTACTGTTTCACCTTTAGTGCAAACAGTAAATTATGGGAGCAATGCTTCTGTTATTATTACACCAGATACAGGTTGCCATATTGCTTCTGTAACAGATAATGGAGCAGATGTAACAGGGTCAGTTGTAGACAATGGTAATGACACATATACATACACAACAGCAGCCGTAATAGAAAACCATGATGTTGTTGTAATGTTTGCAATCAATACATTCACCATCACCGCAACAGCAAACTCTAATGGTTCAATGTCTCCTTCAGGCAGCATAACTGTTAATTATGGAGACAGTCAAACATTTATAATTACTGCAGATATAGGATACATGATAAATCAGGTAATTGTTGATGGCTCTCTTATTAAACCGATAAGAAAAACATACACATTTAATAATGTAATAAGCAACCATACGATCACAGCAACATTTGTAAAAATTCCTGACACAACGCCGCCAACATTAACACTTTCAGGTGTAGATCTTAATGTCACCACTATCACATCCTCTTCTTTCTTTTCCTTTGGTCTTATTGCAACAGATAGTCCAGAAAGTATTGCAAGAACAGTAGTTAAAAACAATGGCATAACAATAAAAGACATAATGGGCCTTCCAATAATAAATGACTCTGTGATCACACTTTTCGAAGGGATAAATGATATAGAGGTAACAGTATATGATGCAAGCGGTAACTTTACCACAAAATCATTCAGAGTAATATCCGACACAAAACCGCCGGTTGTTAAACTTAATAAGATACTTGAATCAGTTTCGTCCAATGCGCTCAACATTACAGGAACCATATTTGATACAGGCACAGGAATAAAAGAAGTTAAAATAAACGGAAAAACTATGGTATTGCCGTTGTCAGGTAAGCTCAATACCACATGCACTCTAACACAAGGAAAGAATATTATCACGGTACAGGTAACTGACAAAGCAGAAAACACTGTGACAGAAACATATGTTGTAAACTATACTGCCGCTACCCTTATGAAAATCATCACCTTACAAATTAACAACCCAGAGATTACAATAAACGGTATAAGTAAAACTATTGATGAACAGGGAAGCAAACCAGTCATAAAGAACGACAGGACACTACTTCCAATAAGAGCATTGATAGAATCATTAGATGGGCACATTACCTGGAACGAAGAGACAAGAGAAGTAACAATCAACCTTAACTACCACACGATAATACTTACAATAGACAACAATACGGCAGTAGTAGACGGCATTAAAATGCAAATAGACCCAAACAACGGCAAGGTAACTCCAATCATCATTAATGGAAGGACTTATCTTCCTTTAAGATTCATAGTAGAACACCTTGATGGAGTTGTTGACTGGGATAACGACACCAGAACTGTGATAATATACTGCTGGCCGTAAGAATGGGTATACAGATTCTTGAAATTTTAGTACAGAATTATAAAATAATATAAGTACCTAAAAGTAAATATATAAAAACACGCATTAAATAGAACTAAAAAGGAGGAAATGTAAAATGTATGAAAATGAAAAAGTGTTAAACGGTAAAGAATTACTTATGAAAAGAAGAAGTGTAAGGGAATTCAAAGACAAAGAAGTTCTCCAAGATGTTCTTCGCGAAATATTTGAATTGTCCAGATTTGCACCAACGGCCAGTAATTCACAAGCATATTATTTTGTAGTCGTAACAGATAAAAAAGCATTGGAAGAACTTGCTAATGTAAGAGGTGGGAGCACTGCTCCCATTGGCCGTGCGCCTATGGCCGTTGCAATTTGCGTAGACCCAGACAAAACAAGCAGGCCAACAGAAGACGGATGTATTGCGGCGTATCACTTTATGCTGGCTGCCCGCTACTACAGTTTGGGAACCTGCTGGATGGCAGATATGGACAGGGAAAACATCAAGCAAGCGCTTAATATACCTCAAAATCATCTTGTTGCAACAGTAACTCCAGTGGGTTACCCTGTAAAAGAACCTGATATGCCTACAAGAAAGCCAAAAGAAGAATTTATTAAATATTCAGGTTAATTTTTACCGTAAAACTTTAGAGAAGGGAAGCAAAATATTTTGCTTCCCTTCTCTTTTTGCCTTTATAATATATTGTTTTGAAAATAAAATATTACGCGTATAATTTAACTATGAAAAACAACCGGAAAATAAAGAAAATTATTGTATTCATTATATTGCTTGTCGTCCTGACGAGCTTCCCATCTGCAAGCAAAAGTATAACCAGAACTATCGTGGTAAATAAAGCATATCGCCTTTTATTTGTCAAAGAAGATAACGAAATTCAGCAAGTTATTCCCATTTGCATCGGAAAAGGTGGAGAAAGCGAAACGCCAACCGGCACATTTAGCATCATCAACATCATCCATAATCCAAATTGGTATTTTGAGGGAAAAACATACAAACCATATATAGAAAATAAGGAAAATGGCCTTGGCATCTGTTGGGTGGGAATTTCTCTTTCAGGATACGGCCTTCACGGGACAAACGAACCACTCTCCCCGGGAAGGAATTTATCCCACGGCTGTGTAAGAATGAACAACAGCGATGTAAAAAAACTTTCTAAAATTTCTTTTGTAGGGGAAAGTGTAGAAATCAAAGAAGGCGAAAATAACATAATAGCAAAACACCTCGAGGGGATACATATTCTTTATAATGTAGAAAATATTTTAGGAGAGTCAAAATGAATAAAAGCAAACTTTTAGGCATTGCATTTTTACTTATTGCAATAGCATTTGCCGCGTGGCTTTCTTCAACTACCGGCGCAAGAACCACTGGAGCAACCATAATGGGCTTTATTATACTTGTGCTTCTTCCTGCAATCATCGGAGCTTATATTTTTATACAAGGCGGGAGAGAAGAAAAAGAAACAAAAAAAGTGACTGCCGAACAAAAGATACTAAATGCAGTTGAAACAAGAGGCACCGTAATGATAAATAATCTCATAGTAGAAACAAGGTTAACAAGAGACACGTTTAGAAATTATCTTGAAGACCTTGTAGGAAAAGGACTGTTTACAGGATACGTAAACTGGAAAGAAGGAAAACTTGTTTCAAAAGATATGTCAAAGATGGATATGCATAAATGCCCGAACTGTGGCGGCGAGCTTGAACTCGCAGGAAAAGGTGTGGTAAGATGCCCCTTCTGCGGTACAGAAATCTTCCTAAAATAGAGACCGATGATAATTGTTCAATACAATAGAAAAAAACCAAAAATAGATAAAACTGCTTTCATCGCAGAAACCGCAGTAATTATTGGAGATGTAACAATTGAGAAATATGCAAGTATATGGTACGGTGCTGTTTTGCGTGGAGATACTGCACCAATCCATATTGGCAAAGGAACAAACGTACAGGACAATACAGTAGTTCACGTAGATAACGCTCCATGCATTATAAAGGATTACGTAACCGTCGGGCATAGCGCAATCATACATGCTGCAGTAATAGAAAAAAATTGTCTCATCGGTATGGGGGCAACTGTACTTTCAGGTACTCACATTGAAGAAGAATCAATTATCGGAGCAAATGCGCTGGTTGCAAAAAACAAGAAAATACAAAAAGGAAGTCTTGCTGTTGGCGTCCCTGCAAAGGTTATGCGCCTGCTCACAAAAGAAGAGAGAAAATCAATACATAAACATGCAGTTGATTATACAAAACTTGCTGAAGCATACAAAAAATAAATAGACAATAATTTCTTGCTTACAAAATATCTTGAAATAAATAATTAAATTGCCTTAAAAACCTCGTGTCAACTTGCATAATCCTCATTTATTT is a window of Caldisericota bacterium DNA encoding:
- a CDS encoding RNA methyltransferase; its protein translation is MKLYTALLHYPVYNKNREIIVTSIVIHDIHDMARAGKTFGAKNLYIVQPFEKERAIVGRIKKFWETTGKKYNPNRNKAIEIVKLSESFEETIADIAETEGEKPIIIGTSAQEKDARMISYDETRNFLKKDIPALIVFGTGWGLAGEALKKIDFFLPSIKGVGIFNHLSVRSAFSIVLYRLSTAL
- the trmD gene encoding tRNA (guanosine(37)-N1)-methyltransferase TrmD; its protein translation is MKIHILTIFPELFECVENEGIIKIANEKGLLDLCLHNLRDYTKDKHRTTDDTPYGGGAGMVMLAEPVIKGIVDIEKKFGPSYKVILTPQGERFTQETANFLKDKESLLFIPAHYEGIDERVIELADMELSTGDYVVSGGELPTMLVVDAVVRLIPGVLGNRSSLSEESFENNLLEYPQYSRPREICGKEAPDVLISGHHGNIKKWRLKQSLKRTLIKRPDLILKKRFTKEEKELLKEIKNELEEVLREILNR
- a CDS encoding SBBP repeat-containing protein, with amino-acid sequence MGKHLKKALLFFILSITISTICFSRSFLLKPLIPQHNTPIKSEINSVIANTSVPFIKNEGQTDKGVSFYASTQHGTIFVTRKNEIVYSLDGIKENETNEYKTVALKETLVNTNAPFVHGEDLSETKVNILLGDDSSKWKNNIPSYNTISLGELHKGIEVKLRAYNNNVEKLFYISSKGNVKDIKIKISGADTLTLGEEGELLANTSLGAVAFTKPIAYQEINGKKTYVEVKYTVNKDIYAFDVESYDKNIPLVIDPLLASTFIGGSDSDYVYDVVLDTSNNAYIVGYTNSFSYPTTTGVYQSAKTGGYDVFVSKFNNDLSALSASTFIGGSGTDRAYAIALDSSYNVYIAGYTNSTNYPTINAYQTANNGNYDAFISKLSNDLSTLLSSTYVGSSSYDYAYGIALDSLDNIYITGYTNSINYPTAAGVYQTANSGGYDVFVSKFNSDLSALSASTFIGGSGSDNAFKIALNSSGNLYIAGYTDSSDYPVTANAYQSERKGLTDVFVSQLTNDLKVLSSSTYIGGSNNDRAYAIALNSSNNVYITGETYSSDYPTTTNVYQPGNNGGYDVFVSKLSDDLSTLLSSTYIGGSSHDYAYSIALNSENNVYITGKTLSANYPTTDRAYETEFNGSSDVFISKLNNDLSALSASTFIGGATDEEARAIVIDSSGNIYATGFTNSSDYPTTSGAYQINNNGVYDAFVCKFNSDLAADTYTITATAGSNGTITPSGDITVNYGDSQTFTITPDTGYHISDVLVDGTSVGDVETYTFNSVTSNHTISAMFAIDIYALDVTVIGSGSVTKDPDQVSYDYNTVVTLAATPDTGWHFVGWSGDAMGTDNPLTVTMNADKNITALFEINTYTITASVSGTNGTVSPLVQTVNYGSNASVIITPDTGCHIASVTDNGADVTGSVVDNGNDTYTYTTAAVIENHDVVVMFAINTFTITATANSNGSMSPSGSITVNYGDSQTFIITADIGYMINQVIVDGSLIKPIRKTYTFNNVISNHTITATFVKIPDTTPPTLTLSGVDLNVTTITSSSFFSFGLIATDSPESIARTVVKNNGITIKDIMGLPIINDSVITLFEGINDIEVTVYDASGNFTTKSFRVISDTKPPVVKLNKILESVSSNALNITGTIFDTGTGIKEVKINGKTMVLPLSGKLNTTCTLTQGKNIITVQVTDKAENTVTETYVVNYTAATLMKIITLQINNPEITINGISKTIDEQGSKPVIKNDRTLLPIRALIESLDGHITWNEETREVTINLNYHTIILTIDNNTAVVDGIKMQIDPNNGKVTPIIINGRTYLPLRFIVEHLDGVVDWDNDTRTVIIYCWP
- a CDS encoding nitroreductase family protein — translated: MYENEKVLNGKELLMKRRSVREFKDKEVLQDVLREIFELSRFAPTASNSQAYYFVVVTDKKALEELANVRGGSTAPIGRAPMAVAICVDPDKTSRPTEDGCIAAYHFMLAARYYSLGTCWMADMDRENIKQALNIPQNHLVATVTPVGYPVKEPDMPTRKPKEEFIKYSG
- a CDS encoding L,D-transpeptidase is translated as MKNNRKIKKIIVFIILLVVLTSFPSASKSITRTIVVNKAYRLLFVKEDNEIQQVIPICIGKGGESETPTGTFSIINIIHNPNWYFEGKTYKPYIENKENGLGICWVGISLSGYGLHGTNEPLSPGRNLSHGCVRMNNSDVKKLSKISFVGESVEIKEGENNIIAKHLEGIHILYNVENILGESK
- a CDS encoding gamma carbonic anhydrase family protein, with the translated sequence MIIVQYNRKKPKIDKTAFIAETAVIIGDVTIEKYASIWYGAVLRGDTAPIHIGKGTNVQDNTVVHVDNAPCIIKDYVTVGHSAIIHAAVIEKNCLIGMGATVLSGTHIEEESIIGANALVAKNKKIQKGSLAVGVPAKVMRLLTKEERKSIHKHAVDYTKLAEAYKK